In the genome of Xyrauchen texanus isolate HMW12.3.18 chromosome 33, RBS_HiC_50CHRs, whole genome shotgun sequence, one region contains:
- the rsl1d1 gene encoding ribosomal L1 domain-containing protein 1, with protein MRFALSLNTCSTMESTRDELGLDRSQVKKAVQALQAYLKTTVSSQKLFLNEGQPISLLFTLWKIPKKEQTVRIPLPNGLRTDSGEVCLFTRDEPNMTSEQTEKFYKRLLSERGVKNVTEVIPFKVLRTEYKPFEAKRRLLANFDLFLADARIRRRLPSHIGKHFYERKKSPLSVDLESKHLTRDMERLIQGTTLCISKKGSCCMARVAHSGMTADEIVENVVTAVSTISTKLETKGKNIKIIHLKSTTSVALPIYTSDLSHLALIEEAQKKANLSKKAQKRKTENVKKVVSERIPKEIEAENDCEEEIPQLVPIEIPTKKPKQEEIPKKGQQLPKPAAGKEVKKIGKEKKMAKKTSKVTALGMKRKAKNR; from the exons ATGCGCTTTGCGCTTTCTTTAAACACGTGCAGCACTATGGAGTCTACACGCGATGAATTGGGTCTCGACCGCTCTCAG GTGAAAAAGGCTGTACAAGCATTACAGGCCTATTTAAAGACCACCGTCTCGTCCCAAAAACTATTTTTGAATGAGGGTCAGCCCATCTCTCTTCTTTTCACTCTATGGAAAATCCCAAAAAAGGAGCAAACCGTTCGCAT ACCGTTACCCAATGGACTGAGGACCGATTCAGGAGAGGTCTGTCTCTTCACCAGAGATGAGCCCAATATGACTtcagagcagacagagaagttctACAAGAGGTTACTCTCAGAGAGAGGGGTCAAAAATGTTACAGAG GTTATTCCCTTCAAAGTGTTGAGGACGGAGTACAAACCGTTTGAAGCCAAGAGGAGACTGCTTGCCAACTTTGATTTATTTCTGGCAGATGCACGAATCCGTCGCAGGCTACCCTCCCACATTGGCAAACACTTTTACGAAAGGAAAAA GAgtcctctgtctgtggatttagAGAGTAAACACTTGACCAGAGACATGGAACGCCTCATTCAGGGCACCACCCTCTGTATCTCAAAGAAAGGATCCTGCTG CATGGCACGTGTAGCACATTCGGGCATGACAGCAGATGAGATAGTTGAGAATGTGGTGACAGCAGTTTCCACCATCTCCACTAAGTTAGAAACG aaaggaaaaaacataaaaatcatCCATTTGAAAAGTACGACATCGGTTGCACTACCCATCTACACCTCTGATCTGAGTCATCTCGCACTGATTGAGGAGGCCCAGAAGAAAGCCAATTTATCAAAG AAAGCACAAAAGAGGAagacagaaaatgtgaaaaaagtagtATCAGAGAGGATCCCCAAAGAGATTGAGGCAGAGAATGATTGTGAAGAGGAAATTCCACAGCTGGTGCCTATTGAGATTCCAACCAAAAAGCCAAAACAGGAG GAGATACCCAAAAAAGGTCAACAATTACCCAAGCCTGCTGCTGGTAAAGAAGTAAAGAAAattggaaaagaaaagaaaatggcaaAGAAAACGTCAAAGGTCACAGCACTTGGGATGAAAAGAAAAGctaaaaacagataa
- the LOC127626664 gene encoding tumor necrosis factor receptor superfamily member 17 — protein sequence MLLYIWLLLHIVIHIEGKCAKNYYYDGLLEECQPCSIRCNSPPNICSTYCTSIPVNEAEKNQNIHFILIVFFVILGAFTALTIMLQVIRRKTCKPIIMNKVIGQDTSDCERGLDVTKQSEDADEAMNDPKSPETQDGFNQHHYNSSLPLPSTEEGTTLLVTTKTVQAYHCTPVMGRNHI from the exons ATGCTTCTCTACATATGGCTGCTGCTTCACATTGTTATCCATATTGAGGGAAAATgtgcaaaaaattattattatgatggaCTTCTTGAGGAGTGCCAACCTTGTTCCATTAGGTGCAACTCCCCACCAAATATTTGCTCAACATACTGTACCTCAA taCCAGTAAATGAAGCTGAAAAGAACCaaaacatacatttcattttgatAGTGTTTTTTGTGATCCTGGGAGCTTTCACAGCACTAACCATTATGCTACAAGTTATACGCAGAAAAACCTGTAAGCCCATCATCATGAACAAAG TAATAGGTCAAGATACATCTGATTGTGAGAGAGGCTTGGATGTCACAAAGCAGTCTGAAGATGCAGATGAAGCCATGAATGACCCAAAATCACCTGAGACACAAGATGGATTCAATCAACATCACTACAACTCCAGCCTGCCTCTCCCTTCCACTGAGGAAGGCACCACATTGCTGGTTACCACAAAGACAGTGCAAGCTTACCACTGCACACCTGTCATGGGAAGAAATCACATATAA